In Balaenoptera musculus isolate JJ_BM4_2016_0621 chromosome 19, mBalMus1.pri.v3, whole genome shotgun sequence, one genomic interval encodes:
- the RBM42 gene encoding RNA-binding protein 42 isoform X1, whose translation MAGAGPAPGLPGAGGPVVPGPGAGIPGKSGEERLKEMEAEMALFEQEVLGAPVTGIPTAVPAVPTVPTVEAMQVPAAPVIRPIIATNTYQQVQQTLEARAAAAATVVPPMVGGPPFVGPVGFGPGDRSHLDSPEAREAMFLRRAAAAPQRAPILHPAFIPHVLQRADSALSSTAGGPRPMALRPPHQALVGPPLPGPPGPPMMLPPMARAPGPPLGSMAALRPPLEEPAAPRELGLGLGLGLKEKEEAVVAAAAGLEEAGAAVAVGAGGTPAGPAVIGPSLPLALAMPLPEPEPLPLPLEVVRGLLPPLRIPELLSLRPRPRPPRPEPPPGLMALEVPEPLGEDKKKGKPEKLKRCIRTAAGSSWEDPSLLEWDADDFRIFCGDLGNEVNDDILARAFSRFPSFLKAKVIRDKRTGKTKGYGFVSFKDPSDYVRAMREMNGKYVGSRPIKLRKSMWKDRNLDVVRKKQKEKKKLGLR comes from the exons ATGGCCGGGGCGGGGCCAGCCCCGGGACTCCCGGGTGCAGGAGGACCTGTGGTCCCGGGCCCTGGTGCTGGCATCCCGGGCAAGAGCGGCGAGGAACGCTTGAAGGAGATGGAGGCGGAGATGGCCCT gtTTGAGCAGGAAGTTCTGGGGGCTCCGGTTACAGGAATCCCAACTGCTGTGCCTGCGGTGCCCACCGTCCCCACGGTAGAAGCAATGCAAGTCCCAGCAGCTCCTGTGATCCGCCCAATTATCGCCACCAACACATACCAGCAG GTCCAACAGACTCTGGAAGCCCgagcagctgctgcagccacagTGGTTCCTCCCATGGTGGGTGGCCCACCTTTTGTGGGCCCAG TTGGCTTTGGTCCTGGTGATCGGAGTCACCTGGACAGTCCAGAGGCTCGAGAAGCCATGTTCCTGCGGCGAGCAG CTGCGGCCCCCCAGAGGGCCCCTATTCTGCATCCAGCCTTCATCCCTCACGTGCTGCAGAGAGCAG ATTCTGCTCTTTCTTCTACAGCAGGTGGTCCTCGTCCTATGGCTCTGCGTCCCCCTCACCAGGCCCTCGTGGGCCCCCCTCTGCCTGGCCCCCCTGGACCACCTATGATGCTGCCACCGATGGCTCGGGCCCCAGGGCCCCCTCTGGGCTCCATGGCTGCTCTGAGGCCTCCTCTG GAAGAGCCAGCAGCACCCCGAGAGCTGGGCCTCGGCCTGGGGTTGGGcctgaaagagaaggaggaggctgTGGTGGCGGCAGCGGCCGGGCTGGAGGAGGCTGGCGCAGCGGTGGccgtgggggcagggggcacccCAGCTGGCCCTGCAGTCATTGGGCCCAGCCTGCCACTGGCCCTGGCCATGCCTCTGCCCGAGCCTGAGCCCCTGCCCCTGCCGCTGGAAGTTGTGCGAGGCCTACTGCCCCCGCTGCGCATTCCTGAGCTCCTGTCCCTGCGTCCGAGACCCCGGCCCCCTCGGCCTGAGCCACCCCCTGGCCTCATGGCTCTTGAG GTCCCAGAGCCTCTAGGTGAggacaagaagaaaggaaagccaGAGAAATTGAAACGCTGCATTCGCACAGCAGCTGGGAGCAGCTGGGAGGACCCCAGCCTGCTGGAGTGGGATGCAG ATGACTTCCGAATCTTCTGTGGGGATCTGGGCAATGAGGTGAATGATGACATCTTGGCACGAGCCTTCAGCCGCTTCCCATCCTTCCTTAAGGCTAAGGTGATCCGCGACAAGCGCACGGGCAAAACCAAGGGCTATGGCTTCGTCAGCTTTAAGGACCCCAGCGACTATGTGCGCGCCATGCGTGAGATGAATG GGAAGTATGTGGGCTCACGCCCCATCAAGCTGCGCAAGAGCATGTGGAAGGACCGGAACCTGGACGTGGTGCGCaagaagcaaaaggagaagaagaaattggGCCTGAGATAG
- the RBM42 gene encoding RNA-binding protein 42 isoform X3, which yields MAGAGPAPGLPGAGGPVVPGPGAGIPGKSGEERLKEMEAEMALFEQEVLGAPVTGIPTAVPAVPTVPTVEAMQVPAAPVIRPIIATNTYQQVQQTLEARAAAAATVVPPMVGGPPFVGPVGFGPGDRSHLDSPEAREAMFLRRAAGGPRPMALRPPHQALVGPPLPGPPGPPMMLPPMARAPGPPLGSMAALRPPLEEPAAPRELGLGLGLGLKEKEEAVVAAAAGLEEAGAAVAVGAGGTPAGPAVIGPSLPLALAMPLPEPEPLPLPLEVVRGLLPPLRIPELLSLRPRPRPPRPEPPPGLMALEVPEPLGEDKKKGKPEKLKRCIRTAAGSSWEDPSLLEWDADDFRIFCGDLGNEVNDDILARAFSRFPSFLKAKVIRDKRTGKTKGYGFVSFKDPSDYVRAMREMNGKYVGSRPIKLRKSMWKDRNLDVVRKKQKEKKKLGLR from the exons ATGGCCGGGGCGGGGCCAGCCCCGGGACTCCCGGGTGCAGGAGGACCTGTGGTCCCGGGCCCTGGTGCTGGCATCCCGGGCAAGAGCGGCGAGGAACGCTTGAAGGAGATGGAGGCGGAGATGGCCCT gtTTGAGCAGGAAGTTCTGGGGGCTCCGGTTACAGGAATCCCAACTGCTGTGCCTGCGGTGCCCACCGTCCCCACGGTAGAAGCAATGCAAGTCCCAGCAGCTCCTGTGATCCGCCCAATTATCGCCACCAACACATACCAGCAG GTCCAACAGACTCTGGAAGCCCgagcagctgctgcagccacagTGGTTCCTCCCATGGTGGGTGGCCCACCTTTTGTGGGCCCAG TTGGCTTTGGTCCTGGTGATCGGAGTCACCTGGACAGTCCAGAGGCTCGAGAAGCCATGTTCCTGCGGCGAGCAG CAGGTGGTCCTCGTCCTATGGCTCTGCGTCCCCCTCACCAGGCCCTCGTGGGCCCCCCTCTGCCTGGCCCCCCTGGACCACCTATGATGCTGCCACCGATGGCTCGGGCCCCAGGGCCCCCTCTGGGCTCCATGGCTGCTCTGAGGCCTCCTCTG GAAGAGCCAGCAGCACCCCGAGAGCTGGGCCTCGGCCTGGGGTTGGGcctgaaagagaaggaggaggctgTGGTGGCGGCAGCGGCCGGGCTGGAGGAGGCTGGCGCAGCGGTGGccgtgggggcagggggcacccCAGCTGGCCCTGCAGTCATTGGGCCCAGCCTGCCACTGGCCCTGGCCATGCCTCTGCCCGAGCCTGAGCCCCTGCCCCTGCCGCTGGAAGTTGTGCGAGGCCTACTGCCCCCGCTGCGCATTCCTGAGCTCCTGTCCCTGCGTCCGAGACCCCGGCCCCCTCGGCCTGAGCCACCCCCTGGCCTCATGGCTCTTGAG GTCCCAGAGCCTCTAGGTGAggacaagaagaaaggaaagccaGAGAAATTGAAACGCTGCATTCGCACAGCAGCTGGGAGCAGCTGGGAGGACCCCAGCCTGCTGGAGTGGGATGCAG ATGACTTCCGAATCTTCTGTGGGGATCTGGGCAATGAGGTGAATGATGACATCTTGGCACGAGCCTTCAGCCGCTTCCCATCCTTCCTTAAGGCTAAGGTGATCCGCGACAAGCGCACGGGCAAAACCAAGGGCTATGGCTTCGTCAGCTTTAAGGACCCCAGCGACTATGTGCGCGCCATGCGTGAGATGAATG GGAAGTATGTGGGCTCACGCCCCATCAAGCTGCGCAAGAGCATGTGGAAGGACCGGAACCTGGACGTGGTGCGCaagaagcaaaaggagaagaagaaattggGCCTGAGATAG
- the RBM42 gene encoding RNA-binding protein 42 isoform X2 translates to MAGAGPAPGLPGAGGPVVPGPGAGIPGKSGEERLKEMEAEMALFEQEVLGAPVTGIPTAVPAVPTVPTVEAMQVPAAPVIRPIIATNTYQQVQQTLEARAAAAATVVPPMVGGPPFVGPVGFGPGDRSHLDSPEAREAMFLRRAAAAPQRAPILHPAFIPHVLQRAAGGPRPMALRPPHQALVGPPLPGPPGPPMMLPPMARAPGPPLGSMAALRPPLEEPAAPRELGLGLGLGLKEKEEAVVAAAAGLEEAGAAVAVGAGGTPAGPAVIGPSLPLALAMPLPEPEPLPLPLEVVRGLLPPLRIPELLSLRPRPRPPRPEPPPGLMALEVPEPLGEDKKKGKPEKLKRCIRTAAGSSWEDPSLLEWDADDFRIFCGDLGNEVNDDILARAFSRFPSFLKAKVIRDKRTGKTKGYGFVSFKDPSDYVRAMREMNGKYVGSRPIKLRKSMWKDRNLDVVRKKQKEKKKLGLR, encoded by the exons ATGGCCGGGGCGGGGCCAGCCCCGGGACTCCCGGGTGCAGGAGGACCTGTGGTCCCGGGCCCTGGTGCTGGCATCCCGGGCAAGAGCGGCGAGGAACGCTTGAAGGAGATGGAGGCGGAGATGGCCCT gtTTGAGCAGGAAGTTCTGGGGGCTCCGGTTACAGGAATCCCAACTGCTGTGCCTGCGGTGCCCACCGTCCCCACGGTAGAAGCAATGCAAGTCCCAGCAGCTCCTGTGATCCGCCCAATTATCGCCACCAACACATACCAGCAG GTCCAACAGACTCTGGAAGCCCgagcagctgctgcagccacagTGGTTCCTCCCATGGTGGGTGGCCCACCTTTTGTGGGCCCAG TTGGCTTTGGTCCTGGTGATCGGAGTCACCTGGACAGTCCAGAGGCTCGAGAAGCCATGTTCCTGCGGCGAGCAG CTGCGGCCCCCCAGAGGGCCCCTATTCTGCATCCAGCCTTCATCCCTCACGTGCTGCAGAGAGCAG CAGGTGGTCCTCGTCCTATGGCTCTGCGTCCCCCTCACCAGGCCCTCGTGGGCCCCCCTCTGCCTGGCCCCCCTGGACCACCTATGATGCTGCCACCGATGGCTCGGGCCCCAGGGCCCCCTCTGGGCTCCATGGCTGCTCTGAGGCCTCCTCTG GAAGAGCCAGCAGCACCCCGAGAGCTGGGCCTCGGCCTGGGGTTGGGcctgaaagagaaggaggaggctgTGGTGGCGGCAGCGGCCGGGCTGGAGGAGGCTGGCGCAGCGGTGGccgtgggggcagggggcacccCAGCTGGCCCTGCAGTCATTGGGCCCAGCCTGCCACTGGCCCTGGCCATGCCTCTGCCCGAGCCTGAGCCCCTGCCCCTGCCGCTGGAAGTTGTGCGAGGCCTACTGCCCCCGCTGCGCATTCCTGAGCTCCTGTCCCTGCGTCCGAGACCCCGGCCCCCTCGGCCTGAGCCACCCCCTGGCCTCATGGCTCTTGAG GTCCCAGAGCCTCTAGGTGAggacaagaagaaaggaaagccaGAGAAATTGAAACGCTGCATTCGCACAGCAGCTGGGAGCAGCTGGGAGGACCCCAGCCTGCTGGAGTGGGATGCAG ATGACTTCCGAATCTTCTGTGGGGATCTGGGCAATGAGGTGAATGATGACATCTTGGCACGAGCCTTCAGCCGCTTCCCATCCTTCCTTAAGGCTAAGGTGATCCGCGACAAGCGCACGGGCAAAACCAAGGGCTATGGCTTCGTCAGCTTTAAGGACCCCAGCGACTATGTGCGCGCCATGCGTGAGATGAATG GGAAGTATGTGGGCTCACGCCCCATCAAGCTGCGCAAGAGCATGTGGAAGGACCGGAACCTGGACGTGGTGCGCaagaagcaaaaggagaagaagaaattggGCCTGAGATAG